From Corynebacterium sp. BD556, the proteins below share one genomic window:
- a CDS encoding glyceraldehyde-3-phosphate dehydrogenase — MTEASSNPLNWNHKLTLAQEMVPLISQLHRENNVATSIYGRLLVGVTDIDVIKAHRYARRIVERELPLDDTLPILKELVELDLGSASIDLGRLAKNFSRTEGKDLRTFLEEELAEVIGGAQQLEPRDVVLYGFGRIGRLLARILIAREGMYGGVRLRAVVVRKKGDDDIVKRASLLRRDSVHGAFNGTITVDEEKEIIWANGTPIQMIYSDDPSSIDYSAYGINDAIVVDNTGRWRDREGLSQHLKSTGVDRVVLTAPGKGDVRNIVYGVNHGDITNEDSDRVISAASCTTNGITPVLKVINDRYGVRHGHVETVHAYTNDQNLADNYHKGPRRGRAAALNMVLTETGAAKAVAKALPEFEGKLTGNAIRVPTPDVSMAVLNLDLEKEVEKDEVNDYMRRVSTDSNLRQQIDYINSPDIVSTDLLGTTHAGVVDGLATIASGNHLVLYVWYDNEYGYSNQVIRIVEEIGGVRPKIYPVRKDPQDIR; from the coding sequence GTGACTGAGGCATCCTCGAACCCCCTAAATTGGAACCACAAACTGACTCTGGCTCAGGAAATGGTTCCGTTGATCAGCCAGCTTCACCGCGAAAATAACGTCGCCACCTCCATCTATGGTCGCCTTCTGGTGGGCGTGACCGACATTGACGTGATCAAGGCGCACCGCTACGCACGCCGCATCGTGGAACGGGAGTTGCCGCTGGACGACACTTTGCCGATACTCAAGGAGCTGGTGGAGCTTGACCTCGGCAGCGCGTCGATTGACTTAGGTCGGTTGGCAAAGAACTTTTCCCGCACTGAGGGAAAAGACCTGCGCACCTTCCTGGAGGAGGAGCTTGCCGAGGTCATTGGTGGGGCCCAGCAGCTTGAGCCGCGCGATGTGGTGCTCTACGGCTTCGGTCGCATCGGCCGCCTGCTGGCGCGGATCTTGATTGCCCGCGAGGGGATGTACGGAGGTGTGCGGCTGCGCGCTGTTGTGGTGCGCAAGAAGGGCGACGACGACATTGTCAAACGTGCCTCCCTGCTACGCCGCGACTCCGTCCACGGTGCTTTCAACGGCACGATCACCGTGGATGAGGAGAAGGAAATCATCTGGGCTAACGGCACCCCGATCCAAATGATCTACTCCGATGACCCTTCCAGCATCGATTACTCCGCTTACGGCATCAACGACGCCATCGTGGTGGACAACACTGGCCGCTGGCGTGACCGCGAGGGCCTGTCGCAGCACTTGAAGTCCACGGGTGTTGACCGTGTCGTTCTCACCGCGCCGGGCAAAGGCGATGTGCGCAACATCGTCTACGGAGTTAACCACGGCGACATTACTAATGAAGACTCGGATCGTGTGATCTCCGCGGCGTCGTGCACCACCAACGGCATCACCCCGGTGCTGAAGGTGATCAACGACCGCTACGGAGTGCGTCACGGCCACGTCGAAACGGTCCATGCTTACACCAATGACCAAAACTTGGCGGACAATTACCACAAGGGCCCGCGCCGTGGTCGCGCTGCCGCCCTCAACATGGTTCTCACCGAAACCGGTGCAGCGAAGGCCGTCGCCAAGGCCCTGCCAGAGTTTGAAGGCAAGTTGACCGGCAACGCGATTCGCGTTCCCACCCCTGATGTGTCCATGGCTGTGCTGAACCTCGACCTGGAAAAGGAGGTGGAGAAGGATGAGGTTAACGATTATATGCGTCGCGTGTCCACCGACTCGAACCTGCGCCAACAAATTGACTACATCAATTCGCCGGACATCGTCTCCACGGACCTGCTCGGCACCACTCACGCTGGTGTCGTCGACGGCTTAGCGACGATCGCCTCCGGCAACCACCTGGTGCTCTACGTCTGGTACGACAATGAGTACGGCTACTCCAACCAGGTCATCCGCATTGTTGAGGAGATCGGGGGCGTGCGCCCCAAGATCTACCCAGTGCGCAAAGACCCGCAAGACATTCGCTAA
- a CDS encoding glycosyltransferase family 4 protein codes for MRIALFTEVFLPKIDGVVTRVTRTLDQFAVMGHEVLIFAPGDPPPTYAGFEVVKVPSVPFWPLYPEIGAGFFTPRVYRRLLAFKPDVVHAVNPMWFAGFATLIASRMGLPILASFHTDVPEYTVRLGAGWLKKPSQVGIRHFHAKAQVNLVTSAPMLDKAKDYDIPRVEIWPKAVDTVGFSPAKASPQARAALSGGNPDAPLVIYVGRISAEKSTSRTLGIMEQVRQRIPTARLALVGDGPQAEELGATMNRDWITFTGYLTGSELQAAYASGDALLFPSTTETLGFAALEAFASGVPVVAARAGGLPYVVEDTVTGFLIDPDLPDSAWAGPLSRLLSEPHLRSTMSRAAREEARKWSWQASTQRLVELYAEAQARVL; via the coding sequence ATGCGCATCGCCCTGTTTACGGAGGTCTTTTTACCGAAGATCGACGGTGTGGTCACCCGCGTGACGCGCACTTTGGACCAGTTCGCCGTCATGGGCCACGAGGTGCTCATCTTCGCTCCCGGCGATCCCCCACCCACCTATGCCGGCTTTGAGGTGGTGAAGGTCCCCTCTGTTCCGTTCTGGCCGCTCTATCCCGAAATCGGGGCTGGGTTTTTCACTCCCAGGGTGTACCGCCGGCTTTTGGCGTTCAAACCAGATGTGGTTCACGCAGTCAACCCGATGTGGTTTGCGGGCTTCGCCACTTTGATCGCCAGCCGGATGGGTCTGCCCATCCTCGCTTCCTTCCACACCGACGTGCCCGAGTACACGGTGCGTTTGGGTGCAGGCTGGCTCAAAAAGCCTTCTCAGGTGGGCATCCGGCATTTCCACGCTAAAGCCCAGGTCAACTTGGTGACCTCCGCGCCGATGCTGGACAAGGCGAAAGATTATGACATTCCACGTGTGGAGATTTGGCCGAAGGCTGTCGACACGGTCGGTTTCTCTCCCGCCAAGGCCTCACCTCAAGCCAGGGCCGCACTGAGCGGCGGCAACCCTGACGCTCCCCTGGTTATCTACGTCGGTCGGATCTCCGCCGAAAAGTCGACCTCAAGGACACTCGGCATCATGGAGCAGGTGCGGCAACGTATCCCCACGGCGCGCCTAGCGCTGGTGGGCGACGGCCCGCAGGCCGAGGAGCTGGGTGCAACGATGAACCGCGACTGGATCACTTTTACCGGCTACCTCACCGGTTCCGAGTTGCAGGCAGCCTACGCCTCCGGCGATGCTTTGCTGTTTCCCTCGACGACAGAAACCCTCGGCTTCGCGGCTTTAGAGGCTTTCGCCTCCGGTGTGCCGGTTGTCGCCGCCCGCGCCGGGGGTCTGCCCTATGTTGTCGAGGACACAGTCACCGGCTTCCTGATCGACCCGGACCTGCCGGATTCCGCCTGGGCTGGACCGCTGTCGCGCCTGCTCAGCGAACCGCACTTGCGAAGCACGATGTCGCGCGCGGCGCGCGAGGAAGCACGCAAATGGTCCTGGCAGGCGTCGACGCAGCGCCTGGTCGAGCTTTACGCCGAGGCCCAGGCGCGCGTGCTCTAA
- a CDS encoding NAD-dependent epimerase/dehydratase family protein, whose amino-acid sequence MRIAVLGGDGFCGWPASLHLSDLGHDVAIVDNLSRRRIDEELGAQSLTPIATIDERIAAWREVSGKDIEFRNLDVAHNFDGLFAFITEYRPDTVIHFAEQRAAPYSMKNHRTKRYTIDNNVNATHNLLVAIVESGLDVHVVHLGTMGVYGYGTAGMKIPEGYLNVTVKTENNTTVEQEILYPTNPGSVYHMTKVLDQNLFAYYAKNDELRITDLHQGIIWGTHTPQTERDERLINRFDYDGDYGTVLNRFLMQAAVGYPLTVHGTGGQTRAFIHIRDMVKCIEIALNNPPARGDRVKIFNQMTETHRVRDLAELIGRISGAEVAQVPNPRKESAENDLHVSNDTFLDLGLEPTRLAEGLLLEVEDVARKYADRADRSKIPARSLWTKNQSEGVPAGEK is encoded by the coding sequence GTGAGGATTGCTGTTCTCGGCGGAGATGGATTTTGCGGTTGGCCGGCGTCTCTGCACCTCTCCGACCTCGGCCACGATGTTGCTATCGTGGACAACTTGTCGCGCCGACGCATCGACGAGGAGCTTGGAGCGCAATCACTCACCCCGATTGCCACGATCGACGAGCGGATTGCGGCATGGAGGGAAGTCTCCGGTAAAGACATCGAATTCCGCAACCTCGACGTCGCCCATAACTTCGATGGCCTTTTCGCTTTCATCACTGAATACCGCCCCGACACGGTCATCCATTTCGCGGAACAGCGCGCCGCGCCTTATTCGATGAAAAACCACCGCACGAAGCGATACACCATCGACAATAACGTCAATGCCACACATAACCTGCTGGTAGCCATCGTGGAGTCGGGGTTGGATGTCCACGTCGTCCACTTGGGCACCATGGGCGTCTACGGCTACGGCACCGCCGGAATGAAAATCCCGGAGGGCTACCTCAACGTTACGGTCAAAACCGAAAACAACACGACCGTGGAGCAGGAAATTCTCTACCCGACGAACCCGGGCTCGGTCTACCATATGACGAAGGTGCTGGATCAAAACCTCTTCGCCTACTATGCGAAAAACGACGAGCTGCGCATCACGGACCTGCACCAAGGCATCATTTGGGGCACCCACACCCCGCAAACTGAGCGCGACGAACGCCTCATTAACCGATTCGACTACGACGGTGACTACGGCACGGTGCTCAACCGTTTTCTTATGCAGGCGGCTGTGGGCTACCCGTTGACGGTTCACGGCACGGGAGGCCAGACACGCGCCTTCATTCATATCCGTGACATGGTCAAGTGCATTGAGATCGCGCTGAACAATCCGCCAGCCCGTGGTGATCGGGTGAAAATTTTCAACCAGATGACGGAAACGCACCGCGTGCGTGACCTCGCTGAGCTCATCGGACGCATTTCCGGCGCTGAGGTTGCCCAGGTGCCCAACCCGCGCAAAGAGTCTGCGGAAAACGACCTGCACGTGTCCAACGACACCTTCCTCGATTTAGGTCTTGAGCCGACCCGCCTTGCCGAGGGCCTTTTGCTTGAGGTCGAAGACGTCGCCCGCAAGTACGCTGACCGGGCAGACCGCTCGAAGATTCCGGCGCGCTCATTGTGGACCAAAAACCAGTCTGAGGGTGTCCCCGCCGGCGAGAAGTAA